A section of the Spirochaeta isovalerica genome encodes:
- a CDS encoding RsmE family RNA methyltransferase, whose protein sequence is MNLILFENDEINNKIPSFDLRYQHIRTILKLGKNDSFDCGIINGPGGRAMIKSLDSSGMVLEFDEQWTSPRLYPLTLIIGVPRPPTARRLLKDLTSTGVDRIWFTGTELGEKSYLTSKIWQNEKYREYVLEGAQQGESTLLPEVRRFHSLRLCLEALEGGEARAALDNNESVMPISRYSPEKERNVIAIGSERGWTEGERTLLKDSGFSLLSMGTRVLRTETACAMAAGFTLAAMGKI, encoded by the coding sequence ATGAATCTAATTCTCTTTGAAAATGATGAAATCAATAATAAAATACCCTCTTTCGACTTACGGTATCAGCATATCAGAACCATTCTGAAACTGGGAAAAAATGACAGTTTTGACTGCGGGATTATTAATGGCCCCGGCGGCCGGGCCATGATAAAAAGCCTTGACAGCAGCGGCATGGTTCTGGAATTTGATGAACAGTGGACTTCCCCGCGGCTCTATCCGCTGACTCTTATAATAGGTGTTCCCAGGCCGCCGACAGCCAGACGGCTTTTGAAAGATCTGACTTCTACCGGTGTGGACCGTATCTGGTTTACCGGGACGGAACTGGGTGAGAAATCCTACCTGACCAGTAAAATCTGGCAAAATGAAAAATACCGGGAGTATGTGCTGGAGGGAGCCCAGCAGGGCGAATCGACGCTCCTACCGGAAGTGAGGCGCTTTCACAGTCTGCGGCTCTGTCTGGAAGCACTGGAAGGCGGAGAAGCCAGAGCGGCGCTGGACAACAACGAATCTGTTATGCCCATTTCCCGATACAGTCCGGAGAAAGAGAGGAATGTGATAGCTATCGGTTCCGAACGGGGATGGACGGAGGGAGAGAGAACGCTTCTCAAAGATTCAGGATTCTCTCTGCTATCCATGGGAACCCGGGTTCTCCGTACCGAAACAGCCTGCGCCATGGCGGCCGGATTCACCCTGGCCGCTATGGGAAAAATCTAG